In Pseudomonas fluorescens, one genomic interval encodes:
- a CDS encoding Hcp family type VI secretion system effector — protein sequence MATPAYMSVTGEKQGLITAGAFTADSVGNTYQEGHEDQVMVQAFSHDVIIPRDPQSGQPTGQRVHKPVIITKVYDKASPLLQAALTSGERMSEIVIQWYRTSAQGTQEHYYTTKLEDAIIVAINNKMHNCQDPGNSHFTHLEEVQFTYRKITWTHEVSGTSGSDDWRAPVV from the coding sequence ATGGCAACACCAGCGTACATGTCGGTTACCGGCGAAAAACAAGGCCTGATCACTGCCGGCGCCTTCACCGCCGACTCCGTTGGCAACACCTACCAGGAAGGCCACGAAGACCAGGTCATGGTTCAGGCTTTCAGCCACGACGTGATCATCCCGCGTGACCCACAATCCGGTCAGCCAACCGGTCAGCGCGTGCACAAGCCAGTGATCATCACCAAGGTCTACGACAAGGCTTCGCCTCTACTGCAAGCTGCTCTGACCTCCGGCGAGCGCATGAGCGAAATCGTTATCCAGTGGTACCGTACTTCGGCTCAAGGTACTCAAGAGCACTACTACACCACCAAACTGGAAGACGCGATCATCGTCGCCATCAACAACAAAATGCACAACTGCCAGGATCCAGGCAACTCGCACTTCACCCACCTGGAAGAAGTGCAGTTCACCTACCGCAAAATCACCTGGACCCACGAAGTATCCGGTACTTCGGGTTCCGATGACTGGCGTGCTCCAGTCGTTTAA
- the tssI gene encoding type VI secretion system tip protein VgrG: MFAPANETHFALTIEGLSADFQVFTLTGREAISQPFVFEVELVSEQPSLDLETLLHKPAFLQLSPDGSGIHGQIYRAAQGDSGKRLTRYSVTLRPQLSYLAHRVNQRIFQNLTVPKIIGMVLEEHGIQSNAYEFKTGSIYPERIYCVQYDESDLHFIQRLCEEEGIHYHFQHSATAHKLVFGDDQTVFPKLKPVAYQQDSGMVASNPVIKRFDLRLETRTSRTTRRDYDFEKPRLTLESENRGDALPDLEDYDYPGRFIDRERGKHLAKRALERHRSDFQLAEGKSDQPLLVSGHFLALTEHPKAKWNDLWLLTEVLHEGKQPQVLEESVTSDTTALKDDFHQGYRNRFQATPWDVPNRPPLRHPKPRILGSQSAVVTGPKGEEIHCDQYGRVKVQFHWDREGQADDKTSCWLRVSSAWAGAQYGGIAIPRIGMEVLVTFLEGDPDQPLISGCLYHKENTVPYELPANKTRSTFKTLSSMGGGGYNELRIEDKKGQEQIFLHAQRDWDENIEHDQKIRVGNERHDTVEQNSYTEFKAEEHHTVYEDRKVEARANDHLTVGVNQHIKIGTGQFIDAGQEIHLSSGMKVVLEAGAELTLIGGGSFIKIDAGGVTMSGPVINMNSGGSPGSGTGAAPLMPGILKQADTDKAGQVLTPAQINTLKRNAPFCEECEKCKAGACAI, encoded by the coding sequence ATGTTCGCGCCGGCCAATGAAACCCACTTTGCCCTGACCATCGAAGGGCTCTCCGCCGATTTTCAGGTGTTTACCCTGACCGGCCGGGAAGCCATCAGCCAGCCTTTTGTCTTTGAGGTGGAGCTGGTCAGTGAGCAGCCGTCGCTGGACCTCGAAACCCTGCTGCACAAACCGGCCTTCCTGCAGCTGTCGCCCGATGGCAGCGGCATCCATGGCCAGATCTACCGCGCCGCGCAAGGTGACTCGGGCAAACGCCTGACCCGTTATTCGGTGACCCTGCGCCCGCAATTGTCGTACCTGGCGCACCGCGTCAACCAACGGATCTTCCAGAACCTCACGGTGCCGAAAATCATCGGCATGGTTCTCGAAGAGCACGGCATTCAAAGCAACGCCTACGAATTCAAGACCGGTTCGATCTATCCCGAGCGCATCTACTGCGTGCAATACGATGAATCGGACCTGCATTTCATCCAGCGTCTGTGCGAGGAAGAAGGTATTCACTACCACTTCCAGCACAGCGCCACGGCGCACAAGCTGGTGTTCGGCGATGACCAGACGGTGTTCCCGAAACTCAAGCCTGTGGCCTACCAGCAAGACTCCGGCATGGTCGCCAGTAACCCGGTGATCAAGCGTTTCGACCTGCGCCTGGAAACCCGTACCAGCCGCACCACGCGCCGCGATTACGACTTCGAAAAACCGCGCCTGACCCTGGAAAGCGAAAACCGCGGCGACGCCCTTCCCGACCTCGAAGACTACGATTACCCGGGCCGGTTCATCGACCGCGAGCGCGGCAAACACCTGGCCAAACGCGCCCTCGAACGCCACCGCAGCGACTTCCAGCTCGCCGAAGGCAAGAGCGATCAGCCGCTGCTGGTCAGCGGCCACTTCCTCGCCCTGACCGAGCACCCGAAGGCCAAGTGGAACGACCTGTGGCTGCTCACCGAAGTCCTCCACGAAGGCAAGCAGCCGCAAGTGCTGGAAGAGTCGGTGACCAGCGACACCACCGCCCTCAAAGATGATTTCCATCAGGGCTATCGCAACCGCTTCCAGGCAACGCCGTGGGACGTACCCAACCGACCACCGTTGCGCCACCCGAAACCGCGCATCCTCGGCAGCCAGAGCGCCGTGGTCACCGGCCCCAAAGGTGAAGAGATTCACTGCGACCAGTACGGTCGGGTCAAAGTGCAATTCCACTGGGACCGCGAAGGCCAGGCCGACGACAAAACCAGTTGCTGGCTGCGCGTCTCCAGCGCCTGGGCCGGCGCCCAGTACGGCGGCATCGCCATCCCGCGCATCGGCATGGAAGTGCTGGTCACCTTCCTTGAGGGCGACCCCGATCAACCGCTGATCAGCGGCTGCCTGTACCACAAGGAAAACACCGTCCCGTATGAGCTGCCGGCAAACAAGACCCGTAGCACCTTCAAGACCCTGAGCTCGATGGGGGGCGGCGGTTACAACGAACTGCGCATCGAAGACAAGAAAGGTCAGGAGCAGATCTTCCTCCACGCCCAGCGCGACTGGGACGAGAACATCGAGCACGATCAGAAGATCCGCGTCGGCAACGAACGCCACGACACCGTCGAGCAGAACAGCTACACGGAATTCAAAGCCGAAGAACATCACACCGTCTACGAAGACCGCAAAGTCGAAGCCCGCGCCAACGACCACCTGACCGTGGGCGTGAACCAGCACATCAAGATCGGCACCGGCCAATTCATCGACGCCGGCCAGGAAATCCACCTGAGCAGCGGCATGAAAGTCGTGCTCGAAGCCGGCGCCGAGTTGACCCTGATCGGCGGCGGCAGCTTCATCAAGATCGACGCCGGCGGCGTGACCATGAGCGGCCCGGTGATCAACATGAACTCCGGCGGCAGCCCAGGCAGCGGCACCGGCGCCGCCCCGCTGATGCCCGGCATCCTGAAACAGGCCGACACTGACAAGGCCGGCCAGGTCCTGACCCCGGCCCAGATCAATACCCTCAAACGCAACGCGCCGTTCTGCGAAGAATGCGAAAAATGCAAGGCAGGTGCCTGTGCCATCTGA